One window of the Camelus ferus isolate YT-003-E chromosome 12, BCGSAC_Cfer_1.0, whole genome shotgun sequence genome contains the following:
- the LOC102524424 gene encoding LOW QUALITY PROTEIN: olfactory receptor 6C1 (The sequence of the model RefSeq protein was modified relative to this genomic sequence to represent the inferred CDS: deleted 3 bases in 3 codons), which translates to MRNYTVIREFILLGLSDDPQLQAVIFIFLLITYMLSITGNLTIITLTLLDSHLQTPMYFFLRNFSLLEVSFTTVTIPRFLSTIVTGDKTISFNIAIAQLFFFILLGATEFYLLAVMSYDRYVAICKPLHYTTIMNQRVCIMLVFSSWLISFLIIFPALMLLLNLDYCRSNIIGHFTCDYFPLLQLSCSDTKFLEIMGFSCAVFTLMITLALIFLSYIYIISTIVRIPSTSQRTKAFSTCSSHMIVISISYGSCIFMYIKPSANERVSLSKGVAVLNISVAPMLNPFIYSLRNQQVK; encoded by the exons ATGAGGAACTACACAGTAATAAGAGAGTTCATCCTCCTGGGACTGTCTGATGACCCACAGCTTCAGGCTGTCATCTTCATCTTTCTGCTCATCACCTACatgctcagcatcactgggaACCTGACCATTATCACCCTGACCCTGCTGGACTCCCACCTCCAGAcccccatgtatttcttcctcagaAACTTCTCCTTACTAGAGGTGTCATTCACAACTGTCACTATACCCAGG TTCCTGAGCACCATTGTTACAGGAGATAAAACCATTTCCTTTAAT ATTGCTATtgctcagttattttttttcattctcctggGAGCCACTGAATTTTACCTATTGGCCGTCATGTCCTATGACCGCTAC GTTGCCATCTGCAAACCTCTGCATTACACAACCATCATGAACCAGAGAGTCTGCATAATGCTTGTCTTCTCTTCTTGGCTCATTTCATTCTTAATCATATTCCCGGCACTCATGTTGCTCTTAAACCTTGATTACTGCAGGTCTAATATTATTGGCCATTTTACCTGTGATTATTTCCCCCTCCTACAACTTTCTTGTTCAGACaccaaattcctagaaataatgGGGTTTTCCTGTGCTGTGTTCACTCTAATGATAACCTTGGCACTGATATTCCTGTCCTACATATATATCATCAGCACAATTGTGCGGATTCCTTCTACCAGTCAGAGGACAAAGGCCTTTTCCACATGTTCATCCCATATGATTGTCATCTCCATCTCTTATGGCAGCTGCATCTTTATGTATATTAAACCCTCAGCAAATGAGAGAGTGTCTTTGAGCAAGGGTGTGGCTGTGCTCAACATCTCAGTAGCCCCGATGCTAAACCCCTTTATTTACAGCCTAAGGAATCAGCAAGTCAAGTGA